One Mugil cephalus isolate CIBA_MC_2020 chromosome 12, CIBA_Mcephalus_1.1, whole genome shotgun sequence DNA segment encodes these proteins:
- the si:dkey-3d4.3 gene encoding ras guanine nucleotide exchange factor F, which translates to MSQSDPCLWTQLLQGSQSPCDRYKHACCSYGSNVYILGGRENSCLRDFWKYSVVCDEWTELNYKSEYAPEGLEEHSMVAYKGFLYVFGGMLDSAYTHCRCALWVFDMEKEKWVHHQGKRISPKTKMPSNRKGHSAVVIGSVMLMYGGFVDIKGSSQDFWSLDFDTMVWCLLSESPQGSLGPGPRHSHSAVAYQGCMYLFGGLKGLREQRDFWMWNTNSHTWSSLKNKSGPPRLMGHSALVYRDSMLLFGGGESQTFPKSCLWRYNFITQTWSVVTTLQGSKPPKKIHHCCAGLGPSYKTNTSSPSSENQTRLLGGKPKPFNNKCFPAPLAFLGSEGAIELETFSLDKTYQSTSSELDKHKEDLMGKDAQSLGSCLTFENRAFKKQYSCIEDDQLDQEDGDIEQHLPDTLLVIGGRPCNRHSPISIWQMTLTDS; encoded by the exons ATGAGTCAGAGTGATCCCTGTCTGTGGACGCAGCTTCTTCAGGGTAGCCAGTCCCCATGTGACCGCTACAAGCATGCCTGCTGCAGCTATGGCAGCAATGTCTATATCCTTGGAGGCAGAGAGAACAGCTGTCTGAGGGACTTCTGGAAGTACAGCGTAG TGTGTGACGAATGGACGGAGTTGAACTACAAAAGTGAATATGCACCAGAAGGACTGGAAGAACATTCTATGGTGGCTTATAAG GGATTCCTGTATGTGTTTGGAGGCATGTTGGATTCTGCTTATACTCACTGCAGATGTGCCCTTTGGGTATTTGACATGG AAAAGGAGAAGTGGGTGCATCACCAGGGAAAAAGAATCTCTCCTAAG ACCAAAATGCCGAGCAACAGAAAAGGACACAGTGCTGTGGTGATTGGCTCTGTCATGCTGATGTACGGAGGTTTTGTAGACATAAAAGGATCCTCGCAGGACTTTTGGAGTTTGGATTTTG ATACCATGGTTTGGTGTCTGTTGAGTGAATCTCCACAGGGCTCATTAGGCCCAGGCCCTAGACACAGTCACTCAGCCGTGGCCTACCAGGGCTGCATGTACCTCTTTGGTGGCTTGAAAGGCTTGCGAGAGCAGAGAGACTTCTGGATGTGGAATACCAACAGCCATACATGGAGTTCCCTTAAAAACAA GTCTGGTCCTCCCAGACTGATGGGCCATTCAGCTCTGGTCTACAGAGACAGTATGCTGCTATTCGGGGGAGGCGAGAGCCAGACCTTTCCAAAGAGCTGTCTATGGAGGTACAACTTCATCACTCAAACCTGGAGCGTGGTAACCACACTCCAAGGCTCCAAACCCCCAAAAAAGATTCACCACTGCTGCGCTGGGCTGGGACCCAGCTACAAGACCAACACCAGCAGTCCCAGCTCAGAAAACCAAACCAGGTTGCTGGGTGGGAAGCCTAAGCCCTTTAACAACAAGTGCTTCCCTGCACCACTCGCTTTTCTGGGGTCAGAGGGCGCTATAGAGTTGGAAACTTTCAGTCTAGACAAGACCTACCAAAGCACTTCTTCAGAACTTGATAAGCACAAAGAGGACTTGATGGGGAAAGATGCGCAGTCTTTAGGAAGCTGCTTGACCTTTGAGAACAGAGCTTTCAAGAAGCAGTATAGCTGCATAGAGGATGACCAGCTTGACCAGGAGGACGGTGATATAGAGCAGCATCTGCCTGATACGCTGCTGGTGATTGGAGGAAGACCTTGCAACCGTCACAGTCCGATCTCCATATGGCAAATGACTTTGACTGACTCCTAA
- the slc10a2 gene encoding ileal sodium/bile acid cotransporter, translated as MAFSSMSLLKAAAVPADCDPHATVCSGRNCLVPPSNFNAMLSLVLSAVLTIMLAMVMFSMGCTVETSKLLGHIKRPWGIFIGFLCQFGIMPFTAFALALAFGVQPVQAIVIIIMGCCPGGSGSNVICYWLDGDMDLSISMTACSSILALGMMPLCLLVYTTTWTSSDAIEIPYDSIGITLAALLIPVALGMGVKRKWPKLAKKILKVGSIVGACLIVIIAVVGGVLYQSSWVIAPSLWIIGTIYPFIGFGLGFAMARFVGQPWYRCRTIALETGIQNSQLCSTIVQLSFKPEELEIMFAFPLIYSIFQIVVAIIAVSAYQIYLRRCHRDSDEDTEVQSVEGAASKSKGYALDNSGFDLHENADGKYSQM; from the exons atGGCATTTTCCAGCATGTCGTTGttgaaggcagcagctgtgCCTGCAGACTGTGACCCTCATGCCACAGTGTGTTCAGGCAGGAACTGCCTTGTTCCTCCAAGTAATTTCAATGCGATGCTGAGCCTCGTGCTGAGCGCAGTGCTCACCATAATGCTTGCTATGGTCATGTTCTCCATGGGCTGCACTGTGGAAACCAGTAAGCTGTTGGGCCACATCAAGAGACCTTGGGGCATCTTCATTGGCTTCCTCTGCCAGTTTGGTATCATGCCCTTCACAGCCTTTGCCTTGGCTCTAGCCTTCGGGGTTCAGCCCGTGCAGGCGatcgtcatcatcattatgGGCTGCTGTCCCGGAGGCTCTGGCTCCAACGTTATCTGCTACTGGCTGGATGGAGACATGGACCTCAG TATCAGCATGACAGCCTGTTCCTCTATCCTGGCCTTGGGTATGATGCCCCTGTGTCTGCTCGTTTACACCACCACCTGGACTTCCAGCGACGCCATTGAGATTCCATACGATAGTATTG GTATCACTCTAGCGGCCCTTCTTATTCCAGTTGCTTTGGGAATGGGTGTAAAACGCAAATGGCCCAAATTGGCGAAGAAGATCCTTAAG GTGGGCTCCATTGTCGGCGCTTGTCTCATCGTCATCATAGCTGTGGTCGGAGGGGTCCTCTACCAGTCTTCTTGGGTCATTGCACCCTCCTTATGGATAATTGGAACCATCTACCCCTTTATTGGATTCGGTCTGGGGTTCGCCATGGCCCGCTTTGTGGGTCAGCCCTGGTACAG ATGTCGAACCATTGCACTGGAGACAGGTATCCAGAACTCCCAGTTGTGCAGTACCATTGTCCAGCTGTCCTTCAAGCCAGAAGAACTTGAAATCATGTTTGCATTCCCGCTCATCTACAGCATCTTCCAGATCGTGGTGGCTATCATTGCTGTGTCAG CCTACCAGATATATTTGAGGCGATGCCACCGCGACTCTGATGAGGACACTGAGGTCCAATCTGTGGAAGGTGCAGCATCCAAATCAAAGGGCTACGCTCTGGACAATAGTGGCTTCGACTTGCATGAGAATGCTGATGGGAAGTACTCACAGATGTGA